The following DNA comes from Sparus aurata chromosome 3, fSpaAur1.1, whole genome shotgun sequence.
TTAGAAATGATGCacaacttaagtacaacttccctcagctcatgagtCAGAAGTGTTGTCATTGCTGCGCtcgaatcacagtcactgtgccaaacttttaaagagcggtgacgcgcATGCTCtgttgcttctgaggggaactattttctacagcggtgacgtcgggggagctacttcagtgcgacacacaacaaatagccggtttagcactaacgtttgttaccgtcataatttatcacttcACAGCTACAACAATGTTTTcctatatcatgcataatttattgcaagtGCACGACCAAAATTAATTCGCtaggggaatattttagtcgcatttggcgagtggcgaccgctagtttacagccctggcTGGCTGGCTTGTCCAATCCTGGTGGTGCGGTCCATTTTAATCCTTCGCCATAAAGAATCAAGTCCTCGTAACTTCAACATAGAATTTCTAATCTtcgccaaatctctcaggaatgtagAGGGAGTCGTCCTGAATATATCTGTGCATCAGTGCTGTGTtaatccatagcgccacccactggacacaggaagtcagacaaataTCAGATTGACATGACGTTAAGTGCTTGTTTTCTCCGCATCATACACAACATGACATGCAAGTAACAGGTGAACACGCCCTCCCACGGCGCCACAGCCCGAGGTGTGCGGCCTGCAAAGGCCCGTTCATCTCTTCCAATATATTTGTCCCTGTAGTGAGTtggtgattatttggtaaagatttctctatcaaccttTTGTATATATGTCTTAAAATAATCTCCCCCTTACTGCAACAGACACAACCATTAAGCATTATGCAAATGAGTACATGATCACATCATCAATATGTAAATGAGCGTATGGCGTCACCTGGCGATCCTCATCTGGGGATCATAACTTATCAAAGAGTCTTTAAGTGCACAGTGACCGCTGTGgaactcaggtggctgtaattcaaggtaAGCTCACTACACTGACGGTCCACTGTGGTCGTACAATGACTGTTTTTTCACTACAATCACTGTTTTTTCAGGCTATGCCAAAGAATgaaacgctgttactgtgatgatacatgacagttaaatagtGAATCTGTTCCTATAATAACCAGAGTTGACGATCTAAGTATAATGTTTCTTTCCTCCACAGGATATGGGACTGTTCTCCCAGCTGAGGAAATTAAAACCGATGAAGGGTCGAATGTAACGCTTCAGTGTCGTCTGGATCCCAAGATCAACCTGGTGCATCTTGGATCTTTCTGGGTCAGAGTTGATCTTCATGGATTGGTTCACGTCTATCGACCCAGATGTGATGCTCCTGGTCCACAGCTGCTTCAGTACAGAGGCAGGACCACTGTGGACCATGAAGACCTGAGAGAAGGAAACCTGACCCTGCACATCTGCTCAGTCCAGCTGTCTGACGCTGGACTGTACAGATGTTATGTCCCAAGATTGAGGGCAGGTTGCACCATTAACATTGTTGTTGGTAAGTTACTGTGGGGTGCTTGATGTAAAGTAATGAGCCACCTGTGTGACAGGCTGATGTAAGTCACTGAAATCATGATTGTCGTCTTAAACAGGAAAGAGAGAAACGCCCAGCTCAAAGAGACCTCCACTGGATCCTGTGACCGAGCCGGACCACCCTGGTAAATAAATT
Coding sequences within:
- the LOC115578877 gene encoding butyrophilin subfamily 2 member A2-like isoform X1, which translates into the protein MQQMVLVFVALLCIPEVITAGYGTVLPAEEIKTDEGSNVTLQCRLDPKINLVHLGSFWVRVDLHGLVHVYRPRCDAPGPQLLQYRGRTTVDHEDLREGNLTLHICSVQLSDAGLYRCYVPRLRAGCTINIVVGKRETPSSKRPPLDPVTEPDHPDVRGEEEVGAGGGGGGTCRRPFPYHRLRDEVMEGSL